In the genome of Bryobacteraceae bacterium, one region contains:
- a CDS encoding DUF1592 domain-containing protein, producing the protein MKTLALLLLAGAFCAAAEAYDEAAAQRFIRKNCAACHSGQKPSGGFSVSAAGPSTLLENPRVWTRMMRRVRDGEMPPKITLPEAERDGFTDWVDHMLRTAACADGISPRPLPLKRLNRTEYAATVRDLLGIQVNAGATLPADGAGGEGFDNAAETLIISPIHAEKYLEAARSGLEYAFKDPRSRGKFLVAEPGGELTAEESARRNLDVFIPRAFRRPARPGEIDRYFRLFQAARSRGDNFDSALQYAMEGAMLAPEFLFRIEDPNPDPAPRLAGQFEMASRLSYFLWNSMPDAELYTLASTGKLQDEATIRGQVARLLKDVRSLEFAESFVEQWLGTRELGRDIKPDEKLFPEYYDDETRAAFKYEPILFFQEIAAEDLPVETLIDSKFTYLNTKLQKHYGIKLELKERLRQQPRHVDLPTGTHRGGLLGMGAVLAVTSQPNRTSPVLRGKWILDAILGTPPPPPPPAVPALPDNHAGDALKTVRERLELHRANPVCASCHDRIDPLGFALDNYDVLGRWREDDAGRPIDASGKMPDGTAFNGPEEFKKILLERKEDFARQVTTKLLGYALGRGLTLEDHCAVSQIVGKWKEEGFGMRRLIEEIALSAPFRYQPGADPKLSVPKESTQ; encoded by the coding sequence ATGAAGACACTCGCGCTCCTGCTGCTCGCCGGCGCGTTCTGCGCGGCTGCCGAGGCCTACGATGAGGCCGCGGCCCAGCGATTCATCCGCAAGAACTGCGCCGCCTGCCATTCCGGCCAGAAGCCCTCCGGCGGCTTTTCCGTCTCCGCCGCCGGACCGTCCACCCTCCTCGAGAACCCCCGCGTCTGGACGCGCATGATGCGCCGCGTGCGCGACGGCGAAATGCCGCCCAAAATCACGCTTCCCGAAGCCGAACGCGACGGCTTCACCGATTGGGTGGACCACATGCTCCGCACCGCCGCCTGCGCCGACGGCATCTCTCCCCGCCCACTCCCCTTGAAGCGGCTCAACCGCACCGAGTACGCCGCCACCGTTCGCGATCTTCTGGGCATCCAGGTCAACGCCGGAGCCACACTGCCCGCCGACGGCGCTGGCGGCGAGGGTTTCGACAACGCCGCGGAAACGTTGATCATCTCGCCCATCCACGCGGAGAAGTACCTCGAGGCGGCCCGCTCCGGGCTCGAATACGCGTTCAAGGATCCCCGCTCCAGAGGCAAATTCCTCGTCGCGGAGCCCGGCGGCGAACTCACTGCCGAAGAATCCGCGCGCCGCAATCTGGACGTCTTCATCCCCCGCGCCTTCCGCCGTCCGGCCCGCCCGGGCGAAATCGACCGTTACTTCCGCCTTTTCCAGGCCGCCCGATCGCGCGGCGACAACTTCGATTCGGCGCTTCAGTACGCCATGGAAGGCGCCATGCTCGCCCCGGAATTTCTCTTCCGCATCGAAGACCCGAATCCCGATCCCGCCCCCCGGCTCGCCGGGCAATTCGAAATGGCCTCCCGGCTCTCCTACTTCCTCTGGAACAGCATGCCCGATGCCGAACTCTACACCTTGGCGTCGACCGGAAAGCTGCAAGACGAAGCGACAATCCGAGGCCAGGTCGCGCGGCTCCTGAAAGACGTTCGCTCACTGGAATTCGCTGAGAGCTTCGTTGAACAGTGGCTCGGCACACGCGAGCTCGGGCGCGACATCAAGCCCGACGAAAAGCTGTTCCCCGAGTACTACGACGACGAAACCCGCGCCGCCTTCAAGTACGAGCCCATTCTCTTCTTCCAGGAAATCGCCGCCGAAGATCTCCCGGTTGAAACCCTTATCGATTCGAAGTTCACCTACCTCAACACCAAGCTCCAGAAGCACTACGGCATCAAGCTCGAGCTGAAGGAACGTCTTCGCCAGCAGCCTCGCCATGTGGATCTGCCAACCGGCACGCATCGAGGCGGGCTCCTCGGCATGGGCGCGGTCCTCGCCGTGACGTCGCAGCCGAACCGGACCAGCCCCGTGCTCCGCGGCAAGTGGATCCTCGACGCCATCCTCGGCACGCCCCCTCCTCCGCCGCCTCCCGCCGTGCCCGCGCTCCCGGACAACCACGCCGGCGACGCGCTGAAAACCGTTCGCGAACGGCTCGAACTCCACCGCGCCAACCCCGTTTGCGCAAGCTGTCATGACCGCATTGACCCCCTCGGTTTCGCGCTCGACAACTACGACGTCCTCGGCCGCTGGCGCGAGGACGACGCCGGCCGCCCCATCGACGCCTCCGGCAAAATGCCCGACGGCACGGCGTTCAACGGCCCCGAAGAGTTCAAGAAGATTCTCCTCGAACGGAAGGAAGATTTCGCCCGCCAAGTGACGACGAAGCTCCTCGGCTACGCGCTCGGCCGCGGCCTGACCCTTGAGGACCATTGCGCCGTCAGCCAGATTGTGGGGAAATGGAAGGAAGAGGGATTCGGGATGCGGCGGCTTATCGAGGAAATCGCGCTCAGCGCGCCATTCCGCTACCAGCCGGGCGCCGACCCCAAGCTTTCAGTACCGAAGGAGTCCACGCAGTGA
- a CDS encoding DUF1552 domain-containing protein: protein MKTALTRRTLLRGAGAALGLPWLEAMKLEAAGAVSNEGPVSPRRMAAIYMPNGVREDMWTPESTGREFQLSPTLQPLADFRDQLLVLTNLWNQGSKGGEGHYVKISGFLTCTTITKTQGVDLSCNGVSMDQVAAQALGNRTPLPSLELAIEPVSTGVDKNVGYTRVYGSHLAWSAPNVPLAREINPRLVYERLMRASGPQGNGAKNDAALLDRVLEDARRLRGSLGRVDQHRLDEYLSGVRSLEQRLERASAPGENPWKARKQLDPAACPIGIPKEHADHVRLMFDMIALAFESDTTRIATFLLGNEVTNKNFSFLEGVKGGHHSTSHHEKDADKLRQYQLINLWYVEQYAYLLRKLASMKEGDSNVLANSMILLGAGIRDGNKHDPHNLPMLVAGGAGGRLATGQHISYGPDSPLANLYVSMLEAFGTPVERFADSTGKAAGVLA from the coding sequence GTGAAGACCGCACTAACACGACGAACCCTGCTCCGCGGCGCCGGCGCCGCGCTCGGCCTCCCCTGGCTCGAGGCAATGAAGCTCGAAGCCGCCGGCGCGGTCTCGAATGAAGGCCCGGTGTCGCCGCGTCGCATGGCCGCGATCTACATGCCCAACGGCGTTCGCGAAGACATGTGGACTCCGGAGTCCACGGGCAGGGAGTTCCAACTCTCTCCCACCCTCCAGCCCCTCGCCGATTTCCGCGATCAGCTTCTCGTCCTCACCAATCTTTGGAATCAGGGCAGCAAGGGCGGGGAGGGCCACTACGTCAAGATCTCCGGCTTCCTCACCTGCACCACCATTACCAAGACGCAGGGCGTCGACCTCAGCTGTAACGGCGTCTCCATGGATCAGGTGGCGGCACAGGCGCTCGGCAACCGGACTCCGCTGCCGTCGCTCGAACTCGCCATCGAGCCCGTCAGCACCGGCGTCGACAAGAACGTCGGCTACACGCGCGTTTACGGATCGCACCTCGCCTGGAGCGCTCCGAACGTGCCGCTGGCCCGCGAGATCAATCCGAGGCTGGTGTACGAACGGTTGATGCGCGCCTCCGGTCCCCAGGGCAACGGCGCCAAGAACGATGCCGCTCTCCTGGACCGTGTCCTCGAGGACGCGCGGCGTCTTCGAGGGAGCCTCGGCCGTGTGGATCAACATCGTCTCGATGAATACCTCTCCGGCGTCCGTTCGCTCGAGCAGCGCCTTGAACGCGCCAGCGCCCCCGGCGAAAATCCCTGGAAGGCGCGCAAGCAGCTCGATCCCGCTGCCTGCCCCATCGGCATCCCCAAGGAGCACGCCGACCATGTGCGGCTTATGTTCGACATGATCGCCCTTGCTTTCGAGAGCGACACTACGCGAATCGCTACGTTCCTGCTCGGCAACGAAGTCACCAACAAGAACTTCTCGTTCCTCGAGGGAGTCAAGGGCGGGCACCACTCCACCTCGCACCACGAGAAGGACGCCGACAAGCTCCGCCAGTATCAGTTGATCAATCTCTGGTACGTCGAGCAGTACGCCTATCTCCTGCGTAAACTCGCTTCGATGAAGGAAGGCGATTCCAACGTTCTCGCCAATTCGATGATCCTCCTCGGCGCCGGCATCCGCGACGGCAACAAGCACGATCCCCACAATCTCCCGATGCTCGTCGCCGGAGGCGCCGGTGGACGTCTTGCCACCGGGCAGCATATCTCCTACGGTCCGGATTCGCCGCTCGCCAACCTCTACGTCTCGATGCTCGAGGCCTTTGGCACGCCGGTGGAGCGCTTCGCCGATAGCACCGGCAAGGCCGCCGGAGTCCTTGCCTAG
- a CDS encoding MFS transporter: protein MSAIPLRWVAILVFALTNTLSFLDRQLLVAVAPSLRGEFGLTNAQIGLLGTAFSIPYALSAPVAGFLIDRIGLNRGITAALSLWSVAGIATGLSGSFASLMACRGALGVAESANIPSSGKAVGMYLQPRERGLGSAAGQLGITLGSTCAALLAGWMAPRYGWRAPFVVAGILGFLWIPLWWFVSRRVPANPVAVEAPPRLGADRRTYGLVVGAMFGMAVYSLWTNWTTVFFVETFHLSERDANLRLAWMPPVFASLGALSGGALSYRLAAGAETFVAARLRAIFVAAVASLMTAAIPHLPSAGWAVAAICWSFFWAASFSANLYALPIDIFGPERAASGVAALTFAYGAMQSGLFYGAGWMIDRSGFGLLCGVIAVCPSVAWAVLARTARGE from the coding sequence ATGAGCGCGATTCCGCTGCGGTGGGTGGCGATTCTCGTTTTCGCGCTGACCAACACGCTCAGTTTTCTCGACCGGCAGTTGCTGGTGGCAGTGGCGCCGTCGCTGCGCGGCGAGTTCGGATTGACGAACGCGCAGATTGGATTGCTGGGGACGGCGTTCTCGATTCCGTACGCGCTTTCGGCTCCGGTGGCGGGGTTTCTGATTGACCGGATTGGGCTCAATCGCGGGATCACGGCGGCGTTGTCGTTGTGGTCCGTGGCGGGCATCGCGACGGGACTCTCCGGTTCGTTTGCATCGTTGATGGCGTGCCGGGGGGCGCTGGGCGTTGCCGAATCGGCGAACATTCCTTCGTCGGGGAAGGCGGTCGGGATGTACCTGCAGCCTCGGGAGCGGGGGTTGGGGTCGGCGGCCGGGCAGTTGGGTATCACGCTGGGGTCGACGTGCGCGGCGCTGCTGGCGGGGTGGATGGCCCCGCGATACGGGTGGCGGGCGCCGTTTGTGGTGGCTGGGATTTTGGGATTCCTTTGGATTCCGCTGTGGTGGTTCGTATCGCGGCGCGTGCCGGCGAATCCGGTGGCGGTGGAGGCTCCGCCGCGATTGGGCGCGGACCGGCGAACGTATGGGCTTGTCGTGGGCGCGATGTTCGGCATGGCCGTATACAGCCTTTGGACGAACTGGACGACGGTGTTCTTCGTGGAGACGTTTCACCTCAGCGAGCGCGACGCGAACTTGCGGCTGGCCTGGATGCCGCCGGTGTTCGCGTCGTTGGGCGCGTTGAGCGGCGGCGCACTTTCCTACCGGCTGGCGGCGGGCGCGGAGACGTTCGTCGCAGCGCGGCTGCGGGCGATTTTTGTGGCGGCGGTGGCCAGCCTGATGACGGCGGCGATTCCGCATTTGCCGTCGGCGGGCTGGGCGGTGGCGGCCATCTGCTGGAGCTTTTTCTGGGCAGCATCGTTCAGCGCGAATCTTTACGCGCTGCCGATCGACATTTTCGGACCGGAGCGGGCGGCGTCGGGCGTGGCGGCGTTGACGTTCGCCTATGGGGCGATGCAATCGGGGTTGTTCTACGGAGCGGGCTGGATGATTGACCGGTCCGGGTTCGGGTTGTTGTGCGGCGTGATCGCGGTGTGTCCGTCGGTGGCGTGGGCGGTATTGGCGCGGACGGCGCGGGGTGAGTGA
- a CDS encoding UvrD-helicase domain-containing protein, with the protein MTPAPAEYPSDEQARRRIRESLDESLIVEAAAGTGKTSELVHRIVNVLAAGRTRVEKIAAVTFTHKAAGELKLRLRQGLDRRRNEASGETAANLEDALARLEEATIGTIHSFCAQILRERPVEARVDPAFVEMPETEADRIFNRAFRRWIQGRLNAAAPGLRRALIRLAWRDNRDSTPPLEQLKFAGRALIEWRDHPAPWERAHFDREAEVERMRDVLADAASRLNRARTNMPVHNFAEWLHRAGAGVDLDTLEALVLKVEREMRSANTQGTATLRQTLDAFRRDADADLAWNLREEMAGLVDEYKDAKRQAGQLDFLDLLVLARNLVRDNAEVRAYLQQRYTHLFVDEFQDTDPLQAELILLLAAANHEQHDWLAVSPAPGKLFVVGDPKQSIYKFRRADVVLYRSLRERLESRGAGVAYLRKSFRSVPGIQRLVNAAFAPEMTGDAVAGQAEYVPLEEHSAPAADQPAIVVLPPPRPYGFRNISKASIDACLPETIAAWIAWLLQESGWRVRDPEANGELVPVSPRHVCVLFRRFTNFGADMTREYTRHLEARGVPHLLVGSRSFHSREEVETMRAALTAIEWPDDDLSVFATLRGSLFAIGDAELLKFRHRYGRMHPFQERDEDAPNDYHATWDALSVLSDLHRRRNQRPVIETVNLLLEATRAHAAFALRPAGHQVLANVRRVADLARSYEMEGGISFRGFVEFLETQAAKGDSSEAPVLEEGAEGVRIMTVHAAKGLEFPVVVLADITANIQSWEPQRYVDGEKGVCAQRILGCMPWELRQHRDIESAREHAEGVRIAYVAATRARDILAVPAVGDDERDGWVAPLNKAIYPALDRWRVADPGPGCPPFGDATVLERPADLLANGEISVRPGLHVPRAGEHEIVWWDPAVLRTGVESSFGIRQEEILLPGSSASMKDFERWHAGREELVIAGSKPRLNVFTPSEIASRPDGFVCPVAVETVARVDGRPIGPRFGSLIHAVLRDIDLKDGAAQVVPLAQLHGRLLGNTEAEVEAAWDAIAAALRHPVLRDAAAADQCRREWPMLLRTEAALVEGIIDLAYLAGNVWTIVDYKTGEDFESVRSAYEVQIQWYAHAVAKLTGREVRAVLLRV; encoded by the coding sequence ATGACGCCCGCCCCGGCCGAGTATCCTTCCGATGAACAGGCGCGCCGCCGCATCCGCGAGTCGCTCGACGAATCACTGATCGTCGAGGCGGCCGCCGGCACCGGCAAGACCTCCGAACTCGTCCACCGCATCGTCAACGTCCTCGCCGCCGGCCGGACGCGCGTCGAAAAGATCGCCGCCGTCACCTTCACCCACAAGGCCGCCGGCGAACTCAAACTCCGCCTCCGCCAGGGGCTGGACCGGCGCCGTAACGAAGCCTCCGGCGAAACAGCCGCCAATCTGGAAGACGCCCTCGCCCGTCTTGAAGAGGCAACCATCGGCACGATTCATTCCTTCTGCGCCCAGATCCTGCGCGAGCGTCCGGTCGAGGCCCGCGTCGATCCCGCTTTCGTCGAAATGCCGGAGACAGAAGCCGACCGCATCTTCAACCGCGCCTTTCGCCGCTGGATCCAAGGCCGCTTGAACGCCGCCGCCCCCGGCCTTCGCCGCGCCCTCATCCGCCTCGCCTGGCGCGACAATCGCGATTCCACTCCGCCCCTCGAACAACTCAAGTTCGCCGGCCGCGCCCTCATCGAATGGCGTGACCATCCCGCCCCCTGGGAGCGCGCCCATTTCGATCGCGAAGCCGAAGTCGAACGCATGCGCGATGTGCTCGCCGACGCCGCCTCGCGCCTGAACCGGGCCCGCACGAACATGCCCGTGCACAACTTCGCCGAATGGCTCCATCGCGCCGGCGCTGGTGTCGATCTCGATACCCTCGAAGCCCTCGTGCTGAAAGTCGAGCGCGAAATGCGCTCCGCCAATACCCAGGGCACGGCCACGCTGCGTCAGACTCTCGACGCCTTCCGCCGCGATGCCGACGCAGACCTCGCCTGGAACCTCCGCGAGGAAATGGCCGGCCTCGTCGACGAGTACAAGGATGCCAAGCGCCAGGCGGGCCAGCTCGATTTCCTCGATCTCCTCGTGCTCGCCCGCAATCTCGTCCGCGACAACGCCGAGGTCCGCGCCTACCTCCAGCAGCGCTACACGCACTTGTTCGTCGACGAGTTCCAGGACACCGATCCGCTACAGGCCGAACTCATCCTCCTCCTCGCCGCCGCCAACCACGAGCAGCACGACTGGCTCGCCGTGAGCCCCGCGCCCGGCAAGCTGTTCGTCGTCGGAGACCCCAAGCAGTCCATTTACAAGTTCCGCCGCGCCGACGTCGTTCTCTACCGCTCGCTCCGCGAACGCCTCGAATCGCGCGGCGCCGGCGTCGCCTACCTCCGCAAGAGCTTTCGTTCCGTGCCCGGCATCCAGCGCCTCGTCAACGCGGCATTCGCCCCGGAGATGACCGGCGATGCCGTCGCCGGCCAGGCCGAGTACGTCCCACTCGAGGAACACAGCGCGCCGGCCGCGGATCAACCCGCCATCGTCGTGCTCCCGCCGCCCCGCCCCTACGGCTTCCGCAATATCTCGAAGGCCTCCATCGACGCGTGCCTCCCCGAAACGATCGCCGCCTGGATCGCCTGGCTTCTGCAGGAAAGCGGTTGGCGCGTCCGCGATCCCGAGGCCAACGGCGAACTCGTTCCCGTTTCTCCGCGTCATGTCTGCGTCCTTTTCCGCCGCTTCACCAACTTCGGCGCGGATATGACCCGCGAGTACACGCGTCATCTCGAAGCCCGCGGCGTGCCCCACTTGCTCGTCGGTTCCCGCTCCTTCCACAGCCGCGAGGAGGTGGAGACCATGCGCGCCGCGCTCACGGCCATCGAGTGGCCCGATGACGACCTCTCCGTCTTCGCCACCCTTCGCGGATCCCTGTTCGCCATCGGCGACGCCGAACTGCTCAAGTTCCGTCACCGCTACGGCCGCATGCATCCGTTTCAAGAGCGCGACGAAGACGCGCCCAACGACTATCACGCCACGTGGGACGCGCTCTCCGTTCTCTCTGACCTCCACCGGCGCCGCAATCAACGTCCCGTTATCGAGACCGTCAATCTCCTGCTCGAAGCCACCCGCGCCCACGCCGCCTTCGCCCTCCGCCCCGCCGGACACCAGGTGCTCGCCAACGTCCGCCGCGTCGCCGATCTCGCCCGCTCTTACGAAATGGAGGGTGGCATCTCCTTCCGCGGCTTCGTCGAGTTCCTCGAAACCCAGGCCGCCAAGGGCGATTCCTCCGAGGCGCCCGTCCTCGAGGAAGGCGCCGAAGGCGTCCGCATCATGACCGTTCACGCCGCCAAGGGACTCGAGTTCCCCGTTGTCGTCCTCGCCGACATCACCGCCAACATTCAGTCCTGGGAACCCCAGCGCTACGTCGACGGCGAGAAAGGCGTCTGCGCCCAGCGCATCCTCGGCTGCATGCCGTGGGAACTCCGCCAGCATCGCGATATCGAATCCGCGCGCGAACACGCCGAAGGAGTCCGCATCGCCTACGTCGCCGCCACCCGCGCCCGCGATATACTCGCCGTGCCCGCCGTCGGGGACGACGAACGCGATGGCTGGGTCGCCCCGCTCAACAAAGCCATCTATCCCGCGCTCGACCGTTGGCGCGTCGCCGACCCCGGCCCCGGCTGCCCGCCCTTCGGTGATGCCACCGTCCTCGAGCGTCCCGCCGACCTCCTCGCCAACGGCGAGATCTCCGTCCGGCCCGGACTCCATGTCCCCCGCGCCGGCGAACACGAAATCGTCTGGTGGGACCCGGCCGTGCTGCGGACCGGCGTCGAGTCGAGCTTCGGCATCCGCCAGGAAGAAATCCTGCTTCCCGGTTCGTCCGCGAGCATGAAGGACTTCGAGCGTTGGCACGCCGGCCGGGAGGAACTGGTCATCGCCGGAAGCAAGCCGCGGCTCAACGTCTTCACGCCGAGCGAGATCGCCAGCCGGCCCGATGGCTTCGTCTGCCCCGTTGCCGTCGAAACCGTCGCACGCGTCGACGGCCGTCCCATCGGTCCGCGCTTCGGCTCGCTCATCCACGCCGTGCTTCGCGACATCGATCTCAAAGACGGCGCCGCCCAAGTCGTCCCCCTCGCCCAGCTCCACGGCCGCCTCCTCGGCAACACTGAAGCCGAAGTGGAAGCCGCCTGGGACGCCATCGCCGCCGCGCTCCGCCACCCCGTCCTCCGCGACGCCGCCGCTGCGGATCAATGCCGCCGCGAGTGGCCCATGCTTCTCCGCACCGAAGCTGCCCTAGTCGAAGGCATCATCGATCTCGCCTACCTCGCCGGCAATGTGTGGACCATCGTCGACTACAAAACCGGCGAAGACTTCGAATCCGTTCGCTCCGCCTACGAAGTGCAGATCCAGTGGTACGCTCACGCCGTCGCTAAGCTCACCGGCCGCGAAGTCCGCGCCGTGCTGCTCAGGGTTTAG